The Candidatus Dependentiae bacterium genome includes a window with the following:
- a CDS encoding GNAT family N-acetyltransferase, producing the protein MYRIMCVLIVAGSFAAWAMESPTIVSYYYPKHQALVGALLDQCKHEDEKCEADLRRSINCSNKITNCLSQKIFRTNVCIDNNALRGLVHYSTYHFDFFCINIASYARIEWIQVDKPGHGIGSKLLEEALETATQQNCKFVIADVPQYAHKAGKFFERNGFVVTKTSKGDRSYRHYLD; encoded by the coding sequence ATGTACAGAATAATGTGCGTATTGATAGTTGCGGGATCGTTTGCTGCGTGGGCTATGGAAAGCCCAACAATTGTTTCTTATTATTATCCCAAGCATCAAGCATTGGTAGGGGCACTTTTGGATCAGTGTAAGCATGAAGATGAAAAATGCGAGGCTGATTTGCGTAGATCGATTAATTGTTCAAATAAAATTACGAATTGTCTCAGTCAAAAGATTTTTAGAACTAATGTCTGCATTGATAATAATGCATTGCGCGGTCTCGTTCACTATTCCACTTATCACTTCGATTTTTTCTGCATAAATATAGCCAGTTATGCACGAATTGAATGGATCCAGGTTGATAAACCTGGCCATGGGATCGGTTCAAAGCTTTTAGAAGAAGCACTCGAAACCGCAACCCAACAGAATTGTAAGTTTGTGATAGCTGATGTACCGCAATATGCCCACAAAGCCGGAAAATTTTTTGAACGAAATGGATTTGTGGTAACAAAAACTTCAAAGGGTGATCGTTCTTATCGTCATTACTTGGATTAG
- a CDS encoding sodium/proline symporter, which yields MNSAYIISFVAYFAFFLGLSIYFYRKNKNAGAFILGNRSVSYWVAAIAAQASDMSDWLFMGYPGLIYGCGLFYGWVAIGLIIFMFLNWQFVAPKLRKATEYYESVTLASFFERRFHDHSGALRLMTVFFTLFFLSFYIAAGLLGLGRLFESTFGLSYHYGIAISIFIVVINILIGGFIAVAWGDMFRGLFLLAMILIVPFVAWGSMAVHPDFGFHTLMHALIPSVSYSTLTQIITLAFGWGLGYFGSPHILINFMGIKETSKISKAKWIGISWQVIVLTAATLIGMLGTTFFAQPIANRELVFIEMVKALFHPIAAGLILCAIFAATMSVMTAQILATASNISEDFIKRIITKPLSAGASLFIIRACVVFLPLIAYAISYNSTSSVNDLVSYAWSGLGLAFAPAVIAALYLPRTNKYGASAGMLFGGVTGMIWPYLHMNFMPLLPGFAIGLSLITSISYATTSHQKNKDAHE from the coding sequence ATGAACAGTGCTTATATTATTTCGTTCGTTGCATATTTTGCGTTCTTTTTAGGCCTGAGTATTTATTTTTATCGAAAAAACAAAAATGCTGGTGCGTTCATTTTGGGTAATCGCTCGGTAAGCTATTGGGTTGCAGCCATTGCTGCACAAGCAAGCGATATGAGCGATTGGCTTTTCATGGGGTATCCCGGTTTGATTTATGGATGTGGCCTCTTTTACGGTTGGGTTGCCATCGGGCTCATCATTTTTATGTTCCTCAATTGGCAGTTTGTGGCCCCTAAGTTACGAAAAGCGACCGAATATTATGAGAGTGTAACCCTCGCCTCATTCTTTGAAAGACGTTTTCACGATCACTCCGGTGCACTCAGATTGATGACCGTTTTTTTCACGCTCTTCTTTTTAAGTTTTTATATTGCAGCCGGATTACTTGGCCTTGGTCGTCTTTTTGAATCTACCTTTGGCTTAAGTTATCATTATGGCATTGCGATCAGTATTTTTATCGTCGTCATTAATATTTTGATTGGCGGTTTTATTGCAGTTGCGTGGGGCGATATGTTCCGCGGTCTTTTTTTACTCGCTATGATTCTCATCGTTCCTTTCGTAGCTTGGGGTTCAATGGCTGTTCACCCAGACTTCGGATTTCATACACTTATGCATGCATTAATCCCTTCAGTTTCCTATAGCACACTCACCCAAATAATTACGTTAGCATTTGGTTGGGGACTCGGTTATTTTGGTTCGCCTCATATTTTAATTAATTTTATGGGTATTAAAGAAACCTCTAAAATATCCAAAGCAAAATGGATCGGCATTTCTTGGCAAGTAATTGTGCTTACCGCTGCAACGCTGATCGGCATGCTCGGTACAACTTTTTTTGCACAACCGATTGCTAATCGTGAACTTGTTTTTATAGAAATGGTTAAAGCGCTCTTTCATCCAATTGCCGCAGGTTTAATTCTTTGTGCAATTTTTGCGGCGACTATGTCGGTAATGACCGCGCAAATTTTAGCAACCGCATCCAATATTTCAGAAGATTTCATCAAACGAATTATTACTAAACCTCTTTCCGCTGGCGCTTCACTCTTCATTATTCGCGCATGCGTCGTTTTTCTTCCTCTAATTGCGTATGCGATCAGCTATAATAGTACAAGCAGCGTAAACGATTTAGTTTCATATGCATGGTCTGGCCTCGGGCTTGCGTTTGCACCCGCGGTTATTGCTGCCCTTTACTTGCCCCGTACCAATAAATACGGTGCATCTGCCGGCATGCTTTTTGGGGGCGTTACCGGCATGATTTGGCCTTATTTGCACATGAATTTTATGCCATTGCTTCCAGGATTTGCGATCGGGCTTTCATTAATTACGAGCATTTCATACGCAACAACTTCGCACCAAAAAAATAAGGACGCGCATGAATAG
- a CDS encoding YidC/Oxa1 family insertase periplasmic-domain containing protein, producing the protein MNFNEISKLLIPFALALATTMGLRYFFSRHEGAETIEMVRSGQRFVAPKSTEVEVHKPLNLEIDFSDAKNTKLPTITSFETENAFYEFSSEGASLRRLEFRRNWGEKEGFLSTVFPPAGGDREKRCFLVALEEKTPLSFELVNHQEDDKTHTLTYRAPIENGYLNKKFVVYKQDYRIDLEVGFEANGVINQRARIFIPSPLVSELAGEDVVTVIANDERNKVKMYSRNAETASSYWSHPTLFGAQDRYFIHALVNDPQQFTQRGYFKPVDLEMWYAILEGPDVTGNASWNLSFYMGPKEDQAMAQVDARLEETLNYGMFSFISKPLSQLMLRALEAIYGVVHNYGWAIIILTILLKLLLLPFTWRGEQSLKKRMEFQKKLDHIQHKYKHDKEALAEARAELIRKHGMPGMAGCIPLLLQLPIFWALSIILSNAIQLYKAPFLWIPDLTARDPYYILPILIFIGMVLHAPAGNDPKQRVSSIGMALVVAAVLSSFSSGLALFTIVSTFLGVAQAQIMKVLKYD; encoded by the coding sequence ATGAATTTTAACGAGATTTCCAAATTACTGATTCCATTTGCACTTGCGCTTGCGACTACGATGGGACTCCGTTATTTTTTTAGTCGTCATGAAGGGGCCGAAACTATTGAGATGGTAAGATCAGGGCAACGATTTGTTGCACCCAAATCTACAGAAGTTGAAGTGCACAAACCGCTTAATCTTGAAATAGATTTTAGTGACGCAAAAAATACTAAACTGCCAACAATTACCTCTTTTGAAACAGAAAACGCATTTTATGAATTTTCTTCTGAGGGCGCTTCATTGCGACGCCTTGAATTCAGACGCAACTGGGGAGAAAAAGAAGGATTTTTAAGCACCGTATTTCCGCCGGCCGGTGGAGATCGTGAGAAACGATGCTTCTTGGTTGCACTTGAAGAAAAAACGCCACTTTCATTTGAGTTGGTAAATCATCAAGAAGATGATAAAACTCATACGCTTACCTACCGAGCACCGATTGAAAATGGCTATTTAAACAAAAAGTTTGTGGTTTACAAGCAAGACTATCGAATTGATCTAGAAGTTGGATTCGAGGCAAACGGCGTCATTAACCAAAGAGCACGCATATTTATTCCTTCGCCATTGGTTTCAGAATTGGCAGGTGAAGATGTCGTTACGGTTATTGCAAATGACGAACGTAATAAAGTTAAAATGTATTCACGCAATGCCGAGACAGCTTCTTCGTATTGGTCGCATCCAACCTTGTTTGGCGCGCAAGATCGTTATTTTATTCATGCATTAGTAAACGATCCGCAACAATTTACACAACGTGGCTACTTCAAGCCGGTGGATCTGGAAATGTGGTACGCCATTCTAGAAGGGCCTGATGTTACCGGCAATGCTTCATGGAACCTCTCGTTTTATATGGGGCCAAAAGAGGATCAAGCGATGGCCCAAGTAGATGCGCGCTTAGAAGAAACGTTGAACTATGGGATGTTCTCGTTTATTTCAAAACCGCTTTCGCAATTAATGCTGCGTGCGCTTGAGGCTATTTATGGCGTTGTGCATAATTATGGCTGGGCAATTATTATTCTGACGATTCTTCTCAAACTATTGTTGTTGCCATTTACCTGGCGCGGTGAACAAAGCTTGAAAAAGCGTATGGAATTTCAAAAGAAGCTTGATCATATTCAGCACAAATACAAACACGATAAAGAGGCGTTGGCTGAAGCGCGCGCTGAACTGATTCGTAAGCATGGTATGCCAGGAATGGCCGGATGTATTCCGCTTCTGCTCCAGTTGCCAATCTTCTGGGCGTTGAGCATCATTCTTTCAAATGCGATCCAGCTTTATAAGGCGCCATTTTTGTGGATCCCAGATTTAACAGCGCGTGATCCGTACTATATTCTGCCGATTCTGATCTTTATTGGGATGGTATTACATGCGCCGGCGGGCAACGATCCAAAACAGCGTGTTTCATCTATTGGCATGGCGCTCGTGGTTGCAGCAGTTCTTTCAAGCTTTTCAAGCGGATTGGCGCTCTTTACGATAGTGAGTACATTCTTGGGCGTTGCACAAGCGCAAATTATGAAAGTTTTGAAGTATGATTGA
- a CDS encoding tRNA-binding protein, with protein MIISYADFEKVDIRVGTVIVVDDFPEARKPAYKLTIDFGPEIGIKKSSAQITQYSKEQLLGKQVIAVVNFAPKQIGPFVSECLTLAMPDEIGRATLLYPSNSVPNGGKLF; from the coding sequence ATGATCATCTCTTACGCAGACTTTGAAAAAGTAGATATTCGGGTTGGTACAGTTATTGTGGTCGATGACTTTCCCGAAGCTCGCAAACCAGCCTATAAACTCACCATCGATTTTGGGCCAGAAATTGGTATCAAAAAATCTTCAGCACAAATTACGCAGTATTCAAAAGAGCAATTACTTGGCAAACAAGTTATAGCGGTCGTTAATTTCGCCCCAAAACAAATTGGGCCATTTGTCTCTGAATGTTTAACGCTCGCAATGCCTGATGAGATTGGTCGGGCGACGTTGCTGTATCCATCAAATTCTGTCCCAAATGGTGGAAAATTGTTTTAA
- a CDS encoding MerR family transcriptional regulator, with protein sequence MKKQYRIGHIAKELNVKRFVLRFWEREFGLNSPRSTGGQRCYEQADIDRFKQIKQLLYDQGFTIAGAKKWLEEHAAQPFTPSTAAAEEITFIPAQEKTRELPEAISEQITTLQKKLLKLREML encoded by the coding sequence ATGAAAAAGCAGTATCGCATCGGGCACATCGCAAAAGAGCTCAATGTAAAACGATTCGTTCTCAGATTTTGGGAACGAGAATTCGGGCTCAATTCGCCAAGATCAACCGGCGGTCAACGTTGCTATGAACAAGCGGACATTGATCGTTTTAAACAGATTAAACAACTCCTTTACGATCAAGGCTTCACGATCGCCGGCGCAAAAAAATGGTTAGAAGAACATGCAGCACAACCGTTTACTCCATCAACGGCAGCTGCGGAGGAAATCACTTTTATTCCGGCGCAAGAAAAAACACGCGAACTGCCAGAAGCTATTTCAGAACAAATAACAACGCTTCAAAAAAAACTTCTTAAATTGAGAGAAATGTTATAA
- the recR gene encoding recombination protein RecR, with product MIEQVPTLGQLLKQLQQVPYLASKNMYRVANYFLTMDDAKAQKLCKAIMDARAEVVHCPHCFVWKEKAKACPFCDSPKRDSSIICVVETWQELMAIEKTGGYSGLYHILGGAICPLNGVGPEDLTVDQLVARVNDDIKEIILATNQTPEGEATASYISSKLKNWSIKISCLARGIPVGSSLEYMDRVTVFKALSERRPF from the coding sequence ATGATTGAGCAAGTCCCAACGCTCGGGCAGTTACTGAAGCAATTACAGCAAGTCCCGTACCTTGCATCAAAAAATATGTATCGTGTTGCTAACTATTTTCTCACCATGGATGATGCAAAAGCGCAAAAGCTCTGCAAAGCGATCATGGATGCGCGTGCAGAAGTAGTTCATTGCCCGCATTGTTTTGTCTGGAAAGAAAAAGCCAAAGCATGCCCATTTTGCGATTCACCCAAACGTGATAGTTCCATTATCTGCGTTGTAGAAACATGGCAAGAATTAATGGCGATTGAAAAAACGGGAGGCTACAGTGGCCTGTATCATATTCTTGGCGGCGCAATTTGCCCGTTAAATGGCGTTGGCCCTGAGGATTTGACTGTTGATCAGCTTGTCGCTCGAGTAAACGATGATATTAAAGAAATAATTTTAGCAACCAATCAAACGCCTGAGGGTGAGGCAACTGCTTCATATATTTCTTCAAAGCTTAAAAATTGGTCAATCAAAATTTCATGCTTAGCGCGAGGCATTCCTGTTGGTTCTTCGCTTGAATATATGGATCGCGTTACGGTGTTTAAAGCATTATCAGAGCGACGGCCGTTTTAA
- a CDS encoding leucine-rich repeat domain-containing protein: protein MKRIFFVFIIGCSFGISYAMDSCNNNETGDNASSDLPKAPTSQKIDEAFTNNCKEIVLYRNVIESKLPEEASLQTLDLSNQRITSDTIEADISVLAEVMRLTAKRDANSEVVKLVRIKYINLQKNCLDEFPKQFLNFAPTTAGLDLSSNRILKSPELSSFSNLYALVLKNNKLKILTVCALPKLGRLIASHNQIEQLNLESLPELNEVDLSFNKLKSLQENFSDLTELEKLNLSFNEFEGVPHIISKMKKLMRIDMVQKEGLKVPIDREEFTNVGRLMVSSKDSIKKPVWGRFVEELYTDDISNYEKTGIPAKSYFLKAASK, encoded by the coding sequence ATGAAGCGTATCTTTTTTGTATTTATTATTGGTTGCTCTTTTGGAATTTCTTATGCGATGGATAGTTGCAATAATAATGAAACCGGTGATAACGCTTCGTCCGATTTGCCTAAGGCGCCCACCAGTCAAAAAATAGATGAAGCATTTACAAACAATTGCAAAGAAATTGTTTTGTATAGAAATGTTATTGAATCTAAGCTTCCCGAAGAGGCGAGTTTGCAAACACTTGATCTTTCTAATCAAAGAATAACATCTGATACAATAGAGGCCGATATTTCAGTGCTTGCAGAAGTCATGAGGCTAACGGCTAAAAGGGACGCTAATTCAGAGGTGGTTAAGCTTGTTAGGATAAAATATATTAACCTACAAAAAAATTGTTTAGATGAATTTCCTAAGCAGTTTTTGAATTTCGCGCCAACTACCGCAGGTTTAGACCTTTCATCGAATAGAATTTTAAAATCCCCTGAATTATCATCGTTTTCTAATTTATATGCATTGGTTCTAAAGAATAATAAACTAAAGATTCTGACAGTTTGTGCTTTACCCAAGTTGGGACGTTTGATCGCATCCCATAATCAAATAGAGCAACTCAATCTAGAAAGTCTTCCCGAGCTCAATGAAGTAGATCTCTCTTTTAATAAATTAAAGAGCTTGCAGGAGAATTTTAGTGATTTAACAGAATTAGAAAAACTCAATCTATCATTTAATGAATTTGAGGGTGTGCCTCACATCATATCTAAAATGAAGAAGTTAATGAGGATTGATATGGTACAAAAAGAGGGATTAAAGGTGCCGATAGATAGAGAAGAATTTACTAATGTTGGCAGATTAATGGTGAGTTCAAAAGATTCTATTAAAAAGCCGGTATGGGGGCGTTTTGTTGAAGAGCTTTATACTGATGATATTAGTAATTATGAGAAAACAGGCATTCCTGCAAAATCATATTTTTTAAAAGCTGCATCAAAATAA
- a CDS encoding aminopeptidase P N-terminal domain-containing protein — translation MAIREKHDAAFFKSRRAQLMQLIREQYPKSADGLIVLFGAFESHSIFKQERSFYYLTGIEEPACALLIDLKSDKTTLYVPNFGNERAKWVASTISPAQKDRLGFDEIVYLGAQCKGYQCHPFFSKEEYQELIKILDAAVAQKRTVFTFNPNSGSAYVEQRFILQRINSLIPNLSEFVVDISPLLASMRRIKQNQELEYLYKAIDVTIDAHAAVARAIAPGKKEYEMQALIEYLFTSRGCSVAFGSIVASGPNSTILHYQENNGKLEQGDMVVVDIGAEYNYYNADLSRTFPVSGTFTKRQRELYLIVLETQDYIASLARPGMWVSNKDKPEQSLYHRAVSFLQEKGYEKYFLHGIGHYLGLDVHDVGDYSTPLQKGDVITIEPGIYIPEEGIGIRIEDDYWIIEDGNICLSEDLLKSPDDIELMMAEKIQPEDEPEEELELEQEPVESEEEDFDDEEN, via the coding sequence ATGGCAATTCGTGAAAAGCATGATGCGGCATTCTTCAAAAGTCGCCGTGCACAATTGATGCAATTAATTCGTGAACAGTATCCGAAATCGGCCGATGGGCTCATAGTTCTTTTTGGTGCGTTTGAGAGCCACTCAATCTTCAAGCAAGAGCGTTCATTTTACTATTTGACTGGGATTGAAGAGCCAGCATGTGCATTATTAATTGATTTAAAAAGTGATAAAACAACGTTGTATGTTCCAAATTTTGGCAATGAACGAGCAAAGTGGGTCGCTTCCACTATTTCTCCTGCGCAAAAAGATCGATTGGGATTTGATGAAATTGTGTATTTGGGAGCGCAATGCAAAGGATATCAATGCCATCCATTTTTTAGCAAAGAGGAATATCAAGAACTCATAAAAATATTGGATGCAGCGGTCGCGCAAAAGCGTACGGTTTTTACATTCAACCCTAATTCCGGATCCGCATACGTTGAACAGCGATTTATTTTGCAGCGCATTAATAGTTTAATTCCGAATTTATCTGAATTTGTAGTCGACATTTCTCCATTGCTTGCCAGTATGCGCCGCATTAAGCAGAATCAAGAGCTTGAATATTTGTATAAAGCGATAGATGTAACGATTGATGCACATGCCGCGGTTGCTCGTGCTATTGCTCCAGGAAAAAAAGAATATGAGATGCAAGCGCTTATTGAATATCTTTTTACTTCTCGTGGATGCTCAGTTGCTTTTGGAAGTATTGTAGCATCGGGGCCAAACAGTACCATTTTGCATTACCAGGAAAATAACGGAAAACTTGAGCAAGGAGATATGGTCGTAGTTGATATTGGCGCAGAGTACAATTACTACAATGCGGACCTTTCACGCACATTTCCCGTATCTGGAACTTTTACCAAGCGGCAGCGAGAACTTTATTTGATCGTGCTTGAAACGCAAGATTATATAGCGAGCTTAGCGCGTCCTGGTATGTGGGTTTCCAATAAAGACAAACCGGAACAATCGCTTTACCATCGCGCCGTTAGTTTCTTACAAGAAAAAGGGTACGAAAAATATTTCTTGCATGGTATTGGGCACTATTTAGGGCTCGATGTGCATGATGTTGGCGATTATAGCACGCCGCTTCAAAAGGGAGATGTGATCACTATTGAGCCTGGTATCTATATTCCCGAAGAAGGGATTGGTATTCGTATTGAAGATGATTATTGGATCATCGAAGATGGCAATATTTGCTTGAGCGAAGATTTATTAAAATCACCCGATGATATCGAATTGATGATGGCGGAAAAAATCCAACCTGAAGATGAACCGGAAGAAGAACTCGAACTCGAGCAAGAGCCGGTTGAATCTGAAGAGGAAGATTTTGACGATGAAGAGAATTAA
- a CDS encoding deoxyribodipyrimidine photo-lyase, with translation MNYKTSLFIFRRDLRLQDNTGLIEAIKQSETVIPCFIFDSRQVSKKNEYRSLNAIQFMIESLRELDEELRKKDGKLYLFYGKNEEVIGSLLKSGKINAVFCNRDYTPFSIKRDEEIKKQCLHYDVAFHQYGDALLHEPEEIKTQGGTPYSIFTAFYKASLHFPVKQPQKLPAAHFYRGALNGSEATTAYKQILPESNKEIFVHGGRKEALKIIKSISDFQHYQKIRDFPAQHTTGLSAHLKFGTISVRETYAAIANRLGPAHPLLRQLYWRDFFTHVAYYSPFVYGHAFHKKYDQLDWNTSKKDFDAWCSGKTGFPIVDAGMRQLNATGYMHNRVRMIVASFLTKDLHINWLWGEKYFAQQLVDYDPAVNNGNWQWAASTGCDAQPYFRIFNPWLQQKKFDPECAYIKKWVPELAKVSPKTIHAWDEEYKNSRIDYPAPMVDHAEESARAKLLYKSVKP, from the coding sequence ATGAACTATAAAACGTCACTTTTCATCTTCAGGCGCGATCTTCGCTTGCAAGATAACACGGGATTGATTGAAGCGATTAAACAATCGGAAACAGTTATACCGTGCTTTATTTTTGATTCGCGGCAAGTGAGCAAAAAAAATGAATACCGAAGTTTAAATGCTATCCAATTTATGATCGAATCCTTGCGAGAGCTTGATGAAGAACTTCGTAAAAAAGATGGCAAGCTTTATCTTTTTTACGGGAAAAATGAAGAGGTTATAGGATCCCTTTTAAAGTCGGGTAAAATTAATGCGGTTTTTTGCAACCGCGATTATACGCCTTTTTCAATCAAGCGAGATGAAGAGATTAAAAAACAGTGCCTTCATTATGATGTCGCTTTTCATCAATACGGCGATGCTTTATTGCATGAGCCTGAAGAGATCAAGACGCAAGGTGGAACTCCTTACTCTATTTTCACCGCATTCTATAAAGCATCGCTCCATTTCCCCGTTAAACAACCACAAAAATTACCCGCTGCGCATTTCTATCGAGGCGCGCTGAATGGCTCAGAAGCAACAACGGCGTACAAACAGATTCTGCCAGAAAGTAACAAGGAAATTTTTGTGCATGGTGGGCGAAAAGAAGCATTGAAAATAATCAAATCAATTTCTGACTTTCAGCACTATCAAAAAATACGTGATTTTCCTGCACAGCACACCACTGGCCTTTCGGCCCATTTGAAATTCGGCACGATCTCGGTGCGCGAAACGTATGCTGCCATAGCAAATCGCTTAGGCCCAGCTCACCCGTTACTGCGTCAACTTTATTGGCGTGATTTTTTTACGCACGTTGCGTATTACAGTCCGTTCGTTTATGGGCACGCTTTTCATAAAAAATATGATCAATTGGATTGGAATACGAGTAAAAAAGATTTTGATGCGTGGTGCTCAGGCAAAACCGGTTTTCCGATTGTTGATGCCGGTATGCGGCAATTAAATGCGACCGGCTACATGCATAATCGAGTTCGCATGATCGTCGCTTCATTTTTAACGAAAGATTTGCATATCAACTGGCTCTGGGGCGAAAAATATTTTGCTCAACAACTCGTTGATTACGATCCGGCAGTAAACAACGGCAATTGGCAATGGGCAGCTTCCACTGGTTGCGATGCACAACCGTATTTTAGAATTTTCAACCCGTGGCTCCAGCAGAAAAAATTCGATCCAGAATGCGCGTATATAAAAAAATGGGTACCAGAACTTGCAAAAGTATCACCAAAAACAATTCATGCTTGGGATGAAGAATACAAAAACTCTCGCATCGATTATCCAGCGCCGATGGTTGATCATGCAGAAGAGAGCGCTCGAGCAAAATTACTCTATAAAAGTGTGAAGCCATGA
- the rplM gene encoding 50S ribosomal protein L13: MNKAFYLRKEDQKPKWHVIDARGKIVGRLATRVADILHGKHVPIYTPHSDAGDYVVIINAKDVVFTGKKWQQKTHYTYSGWMGGQKSATMEELGAVKVLELAIERMLPKSKLGRSVIKKLRIYEGAEHPHIAQMKKAE, encoded by the coding sequence ATGAATAAAGCATTTTACCTCAGAAAAGAAGATCAAAAGCCAAAATGGCACGTAATTGATGCACGTGGGAAAATTGTAGGCCGTTTGGCGACAAGAGTTGCTGATATTCTGCACGGAAAACACGTTCCTATCTATACTCCTCATTCTGATGCTGGTGACTACGTAGTCATCATCAACGCAAAAGACGTTGTATTTACCGGTAAAAAATGGCAACAAAAAACTCACTATACCTATTCAGGTTGGATGGGCGGACAAAAATCGGCCACAATGGAAGAGTTGGGCGCGGTTAAGGTCTTAGAGCTTGCGATTGAAAGAATGCTGCCAAAATCGAAATTAGGCCGCTCTGTGATTAAAAAGCTACGCATTTACGAAGGTGCTGAGCATCCGCACATCGCGCAAATGAAAAAAGCTGAATAA
- a CDS encoding cryptochrome/photolyase family protein — translation MKSIKSGLLIFPHQLFENHELLESDYPIFLWEAPRYFTDFSFHKQKLIFHHASMNYYHDFLKSQKKTVHYCTFDESIWKLLRQHKISHISYIDPVDTPFESSLKKMLQKENISFESHQTPAFLTPMDIIKKTFDKKDKTFRMQPFYIAQRKRLNILIKNGEPLGGAWNLDTENRKKIPVSVSIPAIWQPKINAYVSRAKKYVEKKFANNPGDTDSFCYPITHDDAKKWLDDFLKKRFKHFGDYQDAINYETPFLFHSILSPLLNAGLLIPEYVIKKATAYGEKHNLEFNNIEGFIRQIIGWREYVRGIYTIHGNTQRKSNFFKNKKKLGKDWWSATTGIAPIDQTIEKVLAYSFAHHIERLMILGNYMLLSEIEPNEVYNWFMELFIDSYDWVMVPNVFGMSQFADGGLMMTKPYISSSNYIRSMSTNFKKAEWCQFWDAKYWYFLHKNRTFLSKNPRMALVYQQYYRLKPETLKEMVALATSEKKR, via the coding sequence ATGAAAAGTATTAAATCTGGCCTACTTATATTTCCGCATCAACTTTTTGAAAATCATGAGTTATTAGAAAGCGATTATCCAATTTTTCTTTGGGAAGCGCCTCGTTATTTTACCGATTTTTCGTTTCACAAACAAAAACTGATTTTTCATCATGCGTCGATGAACTATTATCATGATTTTTTGAAAAGCCAAAAAAAGACGGTACATTATTGCACATTTGATGAGTCGATCTGGAAATTGCTACGCCAACATAAGATATCCCACATCTCTTATATAGATCCGGTAGATACACCGTTTGAATCATCATTAAAAAAAATGCTGCAAAAAGAAAATATTTCTTTTGAATCGCATCAAACGCCCGCCTTTCTCACGCCAATGGATATAATAAAAAAAACATTTGATAAAAAAGACAAAACTTTTCGGATGCAGCCGTTTTATATCGCCCAGAGAAAACGACTTAACATACTCATAAAAAACGGGGAACCGCTTGGCGGCGCATGGAATTTAGACACGGAGAATAGAAAAAAAATTCCGGTATCTGTTTCCATACCCGCTATTTGGCAGCCAAAAATTAATGCCTATGTTTCCCGCGCAAAAAAATACGTGGAAAAAAAATTTGCTAATAATCCAGGCGACACCGATTCATTTTGCTATCCCATTACCCATGATGATGCAAAAAAATGGTTAGATGATTTCCTTAAAAAACGTTTCAAGCATTTTGGTGATTATCAAGACGCGATTAACTATGAAACACCCTTTCTTTTTCATTCTATTCTATCGCCGCTATTAAACGCGGGGCTCCTAATACCAGAATATGTTATCAAAAAAGCTACGGCATATGGCGAGAAGCATAATCTAGAGTTTAATAATATCGAAGGATTCATTCGCCAAATTATTGGATGGCGCGAATATGTGCGCGGAATTTATACGATCCATGGGAACACGCAGCGCAAAAGCAATTTCTTTAAAAATAAAAAGAAACTTGGCAAAGATTGGTGGTCAGCGACTACCGGTATTGCGCCAATCGATCAAACAATCGAAAAAGTCCTGGCATATTCCTTCGCCCACCATATTGAGCGATTAATGATTTTGGGCAACTATATGCTTTTGAGCGAAATCGAGCCAAATGAAGTGTACAATTGGTTTATGGAGTTATTTATTGACTCGTATGATTGGGTGATGGTACCGAATGTTTTTGGCATGAGTCAGTTTGCTGATGGAGGCCTTATGATGACCAAGCCCTATATTTCGAGCTCCAACTATATTCGATCAATGAGCACCAATTTCAAAAAAGCTGAATGGTGCCAATTTTGGGATGCAAAATATTGGTATTTCTTGCACAAAAATCGAACATTCCTTTCAAAAAATCCTCGTATGGCACTAGTTTACCAGCAGTATTATCGATTAAAGCCGGAAACCCTCAAAGAAATGGTGGCGCTGGCTACCTCAGAAAAAAAACGATGA